A stretch of the Macaca thibetana thibetana isolate TM-01 chromosome X, ASM2454274v1, whole genome shotgun sequence genome encodes the following:
- the SMIM10L2A gene encoding small integral membrane protein 10-like protein 2A, producing the protein MAASAALSAAAAAAALSGLAVRLSRSAAARGSYGAFCKGLTRTLLTFFDLAWRLRMNFPYFYIVASVMLNVRLQVRIE; encoded by the coding sequence ATGGCGGCGTCGGCGGCTCTGTctgcggcagcggcggcggccgCCCTGTCTGGCCTGGCGGTGCGGCTGTCGCGCTCAGCGGCGGCCCGAGGCTCCTACGGCGCCTTCTGCAAGGGGCTCACGCGCACGCTGCTCACCTTCTTCGACCTGGCCTGGCGGCTGCGCATGAACTTCCCCTACTTCTACATCGTGGCCTCGGTGATGCTCAACGTCCGCCTGCAGGTGCGGATCGAGTGA